A stretch of the Lolium perenne isolate Kyuss_39 chromosome 3, Kyuss_2.0, whole genome shotgun sequence genome encodes the following:
- the LOC127341802 gene encoding VQ motif-containing protein 4-like gives MEATTTQERPAPPPPSPSPVQMQMQMPHVSSDPSNPFPTTFVQADTTSFKQVVQILTGTPETAAAAVAGGTAGAPAAKPAPTPTGPKKPAFKLYERRGSMKSLKMLCPLLPAAFAAGSSSGFSPRGFSPRGLEVLSPSMLDFPSLALGSPVTPLPPLPGSREAAAAEDRAIAEKGFYLHPSPRGNAGGRGDLTPPPRLLPLFPLQSPTRQ, from the coding sequence ATGGAGGCCACCACCACCCAGGAGCgacctgcgccgccgccgccctcgccctCGCCGGTGCAGATGCAGATGCAGATGCCGCACGTGTCCTCCGACCCGTCCAACCCGTTCCCCACCACCTTCGTCCAGGCCGACACCACCTCCTTCAAGCAGGTCGtccagatcctcaccggcaccccGGAGACCGCGGCGGCGGCCGTGGCAGGAGGGACGGCGGGCGCGCCGGCTGCTAAGCCAGCGCCCACGCCGACCGGGCCCAAGAAGCCGGCTTTCAAGCTCTACGAGCGGCGCGGGAgcatgaagagcctcaagatgctCTGCCCGCTCCTCCCGGCCGCCTTCGCCGCCGGCAGCTCCAGCGGCTTCTCCCCGCGCGGGTTCTCGCCGCGCGGGCTGGAGGTGCTGTCCCCGAGCATGCTGGACTTCCCGTCGCTGGCGCTGGGCAGCCCCGTGACGCCGCTCCCGCCGCTGCCGGGGTCGCGGGAGGCGGCCGCCGCCGAGGACCGCGCCATCGCCGAGAAGGGGTTCTACCTGCACCCGTCGCCGCGCGGCAATGCCGGGGGCCGCGGCGACCTCACGCCGCCGCCCAGGCTGCTCCCGCTCTTCCCCCTGCAGTCGCCCACCCGGCAGTGA